The Pseudomonas sp. MM223 genome segment AGTAGAACAGCACCGGCTGGCCACGGCGGATGGCCGAGGCGATTTCGGCATCCATCGCCGCCCCGGTGCCGCTTCGAAAGTTCGTGTACAAGTCGTTCAGGCCATAGGCCTTGAGCTTCTGGCTGTTGACCGTTTCTGATGTCCAGCCGCTTGGGCTGTTCAGAAAGCGGCCCTTGTAGGGCGACTCGGGGTCACGAAACACCTGCGGGTAGCGCTTGAGGTCGTTCACGCTGCGCAACTCGGGCGCCAACGGCTTCAAGTTGCGAGCGGGGTCGCCTTCGATCACATACGCAGGCACCCACCAGCCTTCTTCGGCGTTCTTCACCGTGTCACCCAGTGCGAATACCTGGCCGGCCTGTTCGGCCTTGACCCATGCTGGGCTGCGCCCGGCCCATTCTTCGGCGATCACTTGCAGGTCATTGCGGGCCAGGGCCACCTCCATGCTGACCGTGCTGCCAGGCAGGGTGTCGGTTGGGTAGCCGTAGCCGCGCTCCACGATCAGGCGCAGGATTTCGGTGGTGAGGGCGCCGCTTTCCCAGCCGATGGCGCCAAAATGGATGGGGGGCCGTTGCTCTGCCGAAGCGGCACTGTCAGTACTGGCCAGGCCGACGGCCAGCAGCAGGCTGGCCAGCAGGGTTGAAATCTTCTTCATCCAGACCTCGTCGTTTGCCGCGCCTTGGGGGTGGGGCAAGTGTAGACGACGAGGTATTGGCAGTGCTCAGGGCCGCACGGGGCGGCCCCGTTTGCCTCAGACGCGGAACTGGTCCATCAGCGCCTGCTGCTGGTTGGCCAGGCTGTTCAGGGACTGGCTGACCCGCGCCGATTCGTTGGCCTGCCCCGACAGCGATTCGGTCACATCGCGGATGGTTGCCACGTTGCTGTTGATCTCTTCGGCCACCGCGCTTTGCTCTTCGGCGGCCGAGGCGATCTGCAGGTTCATGTCGGTAATCACTGTTACTGCCTGGCCGATACGCTGCAACGCCGTCACGGCCTGGCCAACCTGCTCGACACCTCCCTGGGCCTGGCGGTGGCTGTTGTCCATGGCGCCGACCACTTCGCGGGTGCCGTCCTGCAGGGCTTCGATCACCTGGCGGGTTTCTTCCACCGACTCTTGAGTGCGTCGGGCCAGGTTGCGTACTTCATCGGCAACCACGGCAAAACCACGGCCGGCTTCACCTGCGCGGGCCGCCTCGATGGCGGCGTTGAGCGCCAGCAGGTTGGTCTGTTCGGCAATCGAGCGGATCACCTCCAGTACCGAACCGATCTTCTCGCTGTTCTGCGCCAGGCCTTCCACCTCGGCCATGGCGTTGCTCATGTCGGCGGCCAGGGCATCGATGCTCTGCGTGGTGCGATCAATCACCGCCAGGCCCTCGCGGGTGGCCAGGTCGGCGTCGCGCGCGGCCTGTGCGGCTTGGGCAGCGCTGCGGGCGACGTCCTGGGCCGTGGCGCTCATTTCGTGCGAGGCGGTGGCCACCTGGTCGACCTGGCGGTATTGCTGCTCCATGCCGGCGCTGGTTTGCGTGGCAATAGCCGAGGACTGGTCAGCCGTGCCGCGGGCGGCCTGCACCGACTGTTTCACTTCGGCAATGGTCGGTTGCAGCTTGTCGAGGAAACGGTTGAACCAGCCGGCCAGTTCGCCCAGCTCGTCCTGCTTCTGATAGGTCAGGCGGCGGGTCAGGTCGCCTTCGCCGCTGGCAATGTCCTTGAGCATGGCGGCCACGCCGAGGATCGGCCGGGTAACGCCGCGGGCCATCAGCCACACCATCAGCAGGCCGGCAATGGCTGCCGCCAGGCCCAGGCCCAGCTCCAGCAGGGTACCGCTGGTGTTCAGCGCGTCCAGCTCCTGCTTCAGTGTTTCGGCAGGCCCGGTCAAGGCATTTTCCGGCACATCCAGCAGCACGCCCCAGGGTTGCGCATCGGGTATCGGCCGGAACGCGGCCAGCACCTTCAGGCGCTGCTGGTCGTGCAGGATGGTCATCTTGCCATCGGCCAGTTTGCGTACCAGTTCGGCACCCTTGGCCGGGTCTACCTGGTCGAAGCGCTGGGCCAGCTTGCTGGCATCGGCGCTGTAGCCGGCCAGCAGGCCGACCGGGCTGAGGATACCGACCGTGGTGCGGCCCTCGTACAGGCTGCGGCTGGCCTCTTGGCTCAGGGCCTGCAGGCTGTTGAGGTTGATGTCGATGGACAAGGTGGCAATGACTTTGCCGTTGACCGCCAGCGGGAAGACGATGCTGGTCATCAGCACCTGCTGGCCATCGATGTCATAGAAGTAGGGCTCTACCACGCACACCTTGCCAGAGGTGCGCGGGCACACCCACCAGGTGTTGGCCGGCTGGCCGCTGGGGCCGATCTCGGTGTTGGCCATGTCGTGTTCAGGCAGCGCCATGGCGGTCAGCTGGCCGGCGCGCGGCTGTGACCAGTACAGGGCAAAGCGCCCGGTTTCGTTGCTGCCTAGCTCCGCCTTGCCGGCGAACAGGCTGTCCTTGTTGTCCAGCGCGTTGGGCTCGAACACCAGCGACAGGCCGAGCAGGTCGGGGTTGGCCTGCAGGGCGGTGCGCACCTGGTGCGTCATGTCTTCACGCAGGTCAAAAGCGTCGAGGTAGCGCTTTTCTGCCTGTTCGCGCAGGAACAGCACCTGGCGGGCGAAGCCGGCGCCGTACTGGTAGGCGTCCATGAACTGGCGACGAATGTTCAGCGCTTGCACTTCACCCTGCGATTCGATGCGCGATTGCGCCGCCTCGGTCAGCATCTGCATGCTGCTGGCCTTGACCAGGTCCGAGCTCGTGGTCCATGCGGTACAACGACAGGCCGACAAGCAAGGTGACGATGCCGGCCAGGCAGAGGCCGGCGAGCAGGGTGATCTTCCACTGGATGGAAAGTTGGCGCAAAGGCATGGGGCGGATCCCTTCTAATAATCGTGGGGCTGACGAGTGTGTCGGCGGCCGCGGATTTTTCTTTATTCAAACGTTCAATTTAATTTCGGCCCTATGCAGTCGCCTCTGTGGGAGCGGCCTTGTGTCGCGAAAGGGCCGCATCGCGGCCCCAGGAATTCAGCATCACAGTTCTGATAGCCGGGGCTGCTTTGCAGCCCTTTCGCGACACAAGGCCGCTCCCACAGAAGACCGTGCAGTGCATTGGTAATGCGCCGCAACATGGCGTTTTTGACATCTGCCGCCCACTGCTTCAGAGTGCGCGCTTTTTTCTGTCGTAATGAGGTAAGCCAACCATGAATGCAGTGATCGCCGCGGTCGGCATCATGCTGATACTCAGCCTGTCCCGCGTGCACGTGGTCATCGCCCTGATCATTGGTGCCCTGGTCGGCGGGCTAGTGGGCGGCCTGGGCATCGAAGGCACGCTCAAGGCGTTCAATGGCGGCCTGGGCGGTGGCGCCACGGTTGCCTTGTCCTACGCACTGCTGGGCGCTTTTGCCGTGGCCATCGCCAAGTCTGGCCTGGCCCATGCCTTGGCTGACCGTGCACTGGCCATGATCGATCGCCAGGGCCACGCCAACGGCGGCAAGGTCAAATGGCTGATGATCGGCCTGATGCTGGTGGTGGCGGTGTCGTCGCAGAACATCCTGCCTATCCACATTGCCTTCATTCCGCTTCTGGTCCCGCCGTTGCTGTATGTGCTGACCCGCCTGCGCATCGACCGCCGGCTGATCGCCTGCGTGATCACCTTCGGCCTGATTACCCCGTACATGTTCCTGCCGGTGGGCTTCGGCAACATTTTCCTCAATGAAATCCTGCTGGCCAACGTCGCCCGTGCCGGGGTCGACGTCAGCGGCGTCAACGTCACCCACGCCATGGCCATCCCGGCTGCGGGCATGCTGGCCGGCCTGCTACTGGCGGTGTTCATCAGCTACCGCAAGAAGCGTGACTACGACCTGGCGCGCATCGAGCAGGTAGAGCAGGTGAGCGTGCAGTACAACCCGCTGACGCTGCTGGTGGCGGGGCTGGCCATTGCCGCAGCGTTCATCGTGCAGTTGTTGCTGGACTCGATGATCATCGGCGCCATGGTCGGTTTCCTGATCTTCTCGCTGTCAGGCATCGTCAAGTGGAAGGACACCGACGACCTGTTCACCGAAGGCATGAAGATGATGGCCATGATCGGCTTCATCATGATTGCCGCCTCGGGTTTTGCCGATGTGATGAAGGCCACCGGTGAGGTGAAAAGCCTGGTGGAAACCTCGGCCCAGTGGATCGACCACAGCAAGGGCATCGGCGCCTTGCTGATGCTGCTGGTGGGCCTGCTGGTGACCATGGGCATCGGCTCGTCGTTTTCCACCGTGCCTATCCTGGCCGCGATCTTTGTGCCGCTTTGCGTGCAACTGGGCTTCGACCCGGTGGCCACGGTATGTATCGTCGGTACTGCCGGTGCTCTGGGGGACGCGGGTTCGCCGGCCTCGGACTCGACTCTGGGCCCGACTTCAGGGCTGAACGTGGATGGCCAGCACCATCATATCTGGGACACCGTGGTACCGACCTTCCTCCACTACAACCTGCCATTGCTGGCGTTTGGGTGGATGGCGGCGATGACGTTGTAAGGGGCGAGGGCGTCAGCCCTTGTCGGGCGGTGGCGAGATGCGGTTAAGCACGGTGCTGCCGTCCTTGCTGCGGGTCAGGTAGACCGGCAGCACTTTGGGCAGGTTGTTGACCAGGCGGGCTACCTCACGGGTGTTGTAGATGCCGCTGATACGGATGCGGCCGGTGCTGGCATCGGCCAGTTGCAGCGGCGCGTCGAGGTAGCGGTTGATCACCGGCAGCGCCTGCTCCAGGCTCAGGTTGTCGAGCACCAGCTTGCCACTGCGCCAGGCCAGGCTGTTGGCGTAGTCGTCGCTCTGTTCCAACTGCGGCTCGAAATCGCCCTTGTGGTAGCTGGCCTGCATCCCCGGGCCCAGGCGGTAGCCACCGGCGTTGCCGTCGCTGGACACCAGTACCGAGCCTTCAACCAGGGTGACCTTGACCTGGTCCTGGTACTTCCACACGTTGAACTGGGTGCCGGTGACGCGCGTCTGGCCGCGGCCGGCATGCACGATGAACGGGTGGCTGCTGTCGTGCTGCACCTTGAAGAACGCCTCGCCACGCTTGAGCGTGACCTGGCGCTGGTCCTTGTAGTTGAGATAGGTCAGTTCGGTGTGGAGGTTGAGCTGCACCGTGCTGCCGTCGCTCAACTCCACGGTCTGCATGCGGTCGCCGGCTTCGAAGTGCTGGTAGTGGTTGGGCAGCCAGCCTTGTTCCCAGCCCACCCAGCCGGCCAGCGGTAGCACGGCCAGGGCAATGGCTGCGGCAGATGCCAGCGGGCGCCAGTTGCGCGGGCGCGCTGGCTGGCGGGCGGGTGGGTTGAAGTCGACGACGGTGGCGTTGCGTGGCAACAGGTCGGCGGTTTGCCAGATTTCCAGCATTGCCTGGTATTCCTCGGCATGCCGCGGGTCCGCTGCCAGCCAGCGGGCGAACGCCTCGCGCTCGGCCGCCGTGCAATCTTCGGCGTGCAAGCGCATGCACCAATGCGCGGCGGCGTCGGTGATGGCATCGTCAGGGCTGGGGTTGAGGCGGTCTTGGTTCATTGCGGCTCCGGATTTTGCGTATTCTACCCTTGCTAGAGGGCTCCCGAGAACCGACGTAATGGCGAATGACTATCAGTTGTGACGGTTTTTCATCGGATTTGCAACGGTTTTTCAGCGTTTGAGAAGCCTTCGCGCACAAGAATACCGGCTGAAATCCATGGGGCTGCTGTGCAGCCCATCGCCGGCAAGCCAGGCTCCCACAGGGCCTGCGCAAGGTTTGCGGCCTGTGAAATTCCTGTGGGAGCCTGGCTTGCCAGCGATGGGGCCGGTGCAGGCTTGTCAGAATTGTTCGGCTGGCATCCCATAAAGGCTGCCACTGCCCGCCTTGATACTGGCCTCCAGCCCCAACCCCCGTGGCAATACCCGCTGGAAGTAGAACGCCGCACATGCAAGCTTGGCCCCATGGAACGCGTCATCCTCCTCACGCCTGGCCAAGGCCACCGCTGCCATCCGCGCCCACATGTAGGCATACGCCGTCAGCCCGAACAGCTGCAGGTATTCCACCGCCACCGCGCTGACCAGGTTGGCATCCTCGCCTGCCCGGGCGCGCAGCCAGGCGCTGGTAGCCTCCAGCCGCGCCAGGCTCGCTTGCAAGGCTTCGCGGTGCAGCGGTGCATCAACGCTGAAGGCACGTACTTCGGCAGCAAAGCTGGCCAATGCCTGGCCACCGTCACCCAGCACCTTGCGCCCCAGCAGGTCGAGCGCCTGGATACCGTTGGTACCTTCATAGATCTGCGCGATGCGCACATCGCGTACCCGCTGCTCCTGCCCCCATTCGCGGATGTAACCATGGCCACCGTATACCTGCTGGCCAAGCACGCAGCTTTCCAGGCCGTTGTCGGTGAAGAAGGCCTTGGCCACTGGCGTCAACAACGCCACCAGGCGCTGGGCGTGCTCACGTTCACCGGCGTCTTCGGCGTAACGTGCCAGGTCCAGTTGCTGGCCGACGTAGGCGGCAAACGCGCGCCCACCTTCGGTAAGGGTGCGCATGGTCAGCAGCATGCGCCGTACATCACCGTGGTGGATGATCGGGTCGGCAGCCTTGTCTTGCGCCTGCGGGCCCGTTGCGGCGCGGCTTTGCAGGCGCTCGTTGGCGTAGCGGGCGGCGCTCTGGTAGGACGCTTCGGCACAACCGATGCCCTGGATACCGATGGACAGGCGCTCGTAGTTCATCATGGTGAACATGGCCGCCAGGCCCTTGTTCGGCTCGCCCACCAGGTAACCCTCGGCATCGTCGAAGTTCATCACGCAGGTTGCCGAGGCCTTGATGCCCATCTTGTGCTCGATCGAGCCGCAGTGGGCGGCGTTGCGCGCCCCCAGGCGACCATCGGCCTCGACCTTGTATTTCGGCACAAGGAACAACGAGATGCCTTTCGCGCCGGCCGGCGCATCCGGCAGCTTGGCCAGCACCAGGTGGATAATGTTCTCGGTCAGGTCTTGCTCGCCGCCGGTGATGAAAATCTTGCTGCCGCTGATGCGATAGCTACCGTCGGCCTGGGGTTCGGCGCGGCTGCGGATCAACCCCAGGTCGGTGCCGGCGTGGGGCTCGGTCAGGCACATGGTACCGGCCCAGCGGCCTTCGTACAGAGGCGGCAGGTAAGTGGCCTTGAGTGCTTCGCTGGCGTGGGCATCGATTGCCAGGCAGCTGCCGGCGCTCAACGCCGAATACAGGCTGAAGCTGCAGTCGGCGGCGTAGAGCATTTCTTCAAACAACACGCCGAGCATTTTCGGCATGCCCATGCCGCCAAATGCCGGGTTGCCGCCCAGGCCGACCCAGCCGCCTTCGCGGTAAGTCTGCCAGGCTTGGCGAAAGCCGTCGGGCGTGGTGACCTGGCCGGCCTCGAAGCGCACGCCTTGCTCGTCGCCGTTGCGGCTGAGCGGGGCGATCAGCTGGCCAGTGACTTTGGCGGCTTCTTCGAGGATGGCGTCGGCGGTGTCGGCATCGATGCGTTCGGCCAGGGCGGGCAGGCGGGCCCACAGGGCCGGGGCGTTGAACACGTCATGCAGGACGAAGCGCATGTCGCGCAGGGGGGCGGAGTAGGTGGTCATCAGGGGCTCTTGAAGTGAAGAGAATATCTGTCAAGGCTGCGCCGTATCTGAGTAGGAGCAGCCTTGTGCTGCGAAAGGGCCGGCATGGCTGAAGGTAGTCTTCGCCGGTAAGGGCCTCTTCGCAGCACAAGGCTGCTCCTACAGGGAAACGTCTGGCCGCTACGGCTTCAGAGGGCTTTGGCCCGGTCGCGCAGCACGTACTTCTGGATCTTGCCGGTAGAGGTCTTGGGCAACTCACCAAACACCACGGTCTTCGGCACCTTGAACCCGGCCAGGTGCTCGCGGCACCAGTGGGTGATGTCGGCTTCGCGGGTGTCCTCCCGGCCCGGCTTCAGGGCAATGAACGCGCAGGGGGTTTCTCCCCATTTTTCATCCGGGCGCGCCACCACGGCGGCTTCCAGCACGGCCGGGTGCTTGTACAGGGCGTCCTCTACTTCAATGGTGGAGATGTTCTCGCCACCGGAAATGATGATGTCCTTGAGCCGGTCCTTGATCTCGACATAGCCGTCGGCATGCCACACGGCCAGGTCACCGGTGTGGAACCAGCCGCCACGGAAGGCTTCGGCGGTGGCTTCGGGGTTTTTCAGGTAGCCCTTCATCACGGTGTTGCCACGCATGAAGATCTCGCCCAGCGTATTGCCATCGCGTGCCACGGGCTCCAATGTCTGTGGGTCGGCCACCATCAGCCCGTCCAGGGTCGGGTAGCGCACGCCCTGGCGTGACTTGATACGCGCACGCGCCTCCAGCGAAAGTTCGTCCCATTCGTCATGCCAGGCACACACGGTCACCGGGCCGTACACTTCGGTCAGGCCGTAGGTGTGGGTGACGTGGATGCCCATCTCCTCTACGGCACCAATAACCTTGGCCGGTGGTGCGGCGCCGGCGACCATGGCCTGCACCGGGTGCTCGATGGCGGCTTTCGCCGCCTCGGGCATGTTGACCAGGGCATTTAGCACAATCGGTGCGCCGCACAGGTGGGTGACCCGGTGTTCGCGGATCAGGTTCAGGATCTTTTGCGGGTCGACCCGGCGCAGGAACACGTGGGTGCCGGCCAGGGCGGTGATGGTCCAGGGGTAGCACCAGCCGTTGCAGTGGAACATGGGCAAGGTCCACAGGTACACCGGGCGGTGGCCCATGGCCCAGGTCATCTGGTTGCCAATGGCGTTCAGGTAGGCACCGCGGTGGTGGTAGACCACGCCCTTGGGGTTGCCCGTGGTGCCGGAGGTGTAGTTGAGCGAAATGGCCTGCCACTCGTCATCCGGCCATTCCCAGGCAAATTCCGGGTCGCCTTCGGCGAGCAGGGCCTCATAGTCCAGCGCGCTGACCGCACGGCCCTCGCCGTACTCCGGGTCATCCACATCCACCACCAACGGCGGGTGTTCGAGCAACGCCAGGGCGGCTTCGATGACGGTATGGAACTCGCGGTCGGTAATCAGCACCTTGGCTTCGCCGTGCTGCAGCATGAAGGCGATGGCCTCGGCGTCCAGGCGCACGTTCAGGGTGTTGAGCACGGCGCCGGTCATGGGCACGCCGAAGTGCGCTTCGAGCATCGCCGGGGTGTTGGGCAGCATCACTGCCACGGTGTCACCACGGCCGATGCCACGGCCGGCAAGGGCGCTGGCCAGGCGTCGGCAGCGTTGGTAGGTTTCTTGCCAGTTGCGGCGTATGGCGCCGTGGATCACCGCCGAATAGTTGCCGTACACGGCAGCAGTGCGTTCGATGAAACTCAGCGGGGTGAGGGCGACATGGTTGACGGCAGCGGGCATCAGGCCCTGGGCATAGATCGACATGCGGTAATCCTGTAAGGGAGGCAGGCGCAGCCTGTGCGCTTGGCCCCCGATGGCTGATTGTTAGCTCTGTTCAGGGTGCAGGGAGGCGGACGGCGGGCCGCTCCCTCTGTCGCAGTTTTACGCGAGTCGCTATGGTAGTAGGAATATCGACTATAGCAATATAGTAAAACTACTATACAAACGAGCCGCCTACCGTGGACCAGACTGCTTACCCCTTGCTTGCCAAGGACCCACAACCCAGCCTTTTGTTGGCCGCCGACGCCAGGCCATTGGCGCTGAACCCGGCGCTGCAAGCGTGGGTTGATCAAGGCCCGGCGCTGAGCGACTGGCTGCCGGCCAACTGTGCCGCCCTGGTGCGTGCCTGCCTGCGTCAGCACCGGGCGATTGCCGATGTCGAAGTGCAGGTGGGGGAGCGCACCGTGTTGTGGTCTTTCATTCCGGATGACCAGGGCCAACAGGTGCTCGGGCGCTGTCGTGATGCCAGCGAAGAGCGCCAGGGCGCACGCGAAGCCAGCCGTGCCCGGCGCCTCTACCGGCTGATCATTGAAAACACCACCGACCTGATCTCGCGGCACAGCCCGGACGGCCGTTTCCTCGATGCCTCGCCGGCAGCGTTTCGCCTGCTGGGGCTGTGGCCCGAGCAACTGCGTGGCATGGCCGTGTATGCCTTGCTGCACCCACGTGAGCGCCGCCAGGTGCTGCGCCAGGCGGCCGCTGCCCTGGACCAGGATGGCTATCACACCATGACCTGCCGCGTGCGCCAGGCCTCTGGCGGCTATCGCTGGTTCGAAATCGCCAGCCGGGCCATCCGCGAAACCTACACCGGCGCGGTGGTGGAGGTGGTCAGTGTTTCCCGCGATATCACCTTGCGCATCGAAGCCCAGGAAAGCCTGGCACACAGTGCCCGCTTGGCCACCTTGGGCGAGCTGGCTTCGGGCATTGCCCACGAAATCAATCAGCCACTGGCTGCGGTAGTCAACTATGCCAACGCCAGTCAGCGTTACCTGCAGGGCCTGGAGCGTGATCCGCAGGCCCGCGAGCGGGTAGGGCAGGGCCTGCTGCGTATCAGTGAGCAGGCCACCCATGCCGCCGAAGTGATCCGCCGCCTGCGCGCCTTCCTGCGCAAGGGCCACGGCGCCTGCAGGCGCTGGATGTGGCTGATGTGGCCAGCGAGGCCATGCGCCTGTGCGCGTGGGAAGCCGCGCGCGACCAGGTGCTGGTGGAACTGCGCATGGGCGCGCAACTGCCTTTGGTGTATGCCGACCGGGTGTTGCTGGAACAGGTGCTGCTCAACCTGTTGCGCAATGCCATCGATGCCAACCGTGAGCTGCACGGCGAACAGCCGTCACGTATCCTGCTCGGCGCCGCGCGGGACGGCGACGGTGTGCGGGTCGAGGTTGCCGACCAGGGCGCGGGTGTAGCGCCCGAGCGCCTGGATGAAATTTTCACGCCGTTCACCACCAGCAAGGCCGACGGCCTGGGCCTGGGTTTGAGCATGAGCCGCAGCCTGATCGAAGGCTTTGGCGGCAGCCTGTGGGCGCGGGCGGGTGACAACGGCGGTTTGGTACTGTGCTGTCGGCTGGCAGTCAGCCGGGGATAAAGGGGGCAGTGGTGCAAGCGAAAGTGTATGTGGTCGATGACGACCAGGGTATGCGCGACTCGACAGTCTGGCTGTTGCAGTCAGTGGGCCTGCAAGCCTTGCCGTTCGCCACCGGGCAAGCGTTTCTTGATGCCTGTATCGACGATGGGCCCGCCTGTGTGCTGCTGGATGTGCGTATGCCGGGGGTGGGCGGTTTGGCGGTGCAGCAGGCGATGCGCGAGCGCGGGTTGGCGCTGCCGGTGATCTTCGTCAGCGGCCATGCCGATGTGCCGATTGTGGTGCGGGCATTCAAGGCTGGCGCCTGCGACTTTATCGAAAAACCCTACAACGACCAGTTGCTGCTCGACAGCGTGCAGGCGGCGCTGGAGCACGCCGGGCGGGCGCGGCAGGGCGACCAGGCGCTGGCCTTGGTGCAGGCGCGCATCGACGGCCTGACACCGCGCGAGCACGACGTTTTTGTACCGTTGGCCCAGGGGTTGAGCAACCGCGAGATTGCCGAACAACTGGGTATCAGCGTGAAAACCGTCGATCTGTACCGGGGGCGGGTGATGAAGCGGTTGCAGGCGGGCAGCCTGGCAGAGCTGGTGGGTATGGCGATTGCCTGCGGGGCGGTGGAGGCGCTAGGCCTGCAAGCCCGCTAACCGCCCTGGCGCAGATCCCTGTAGGAGCGGCCTTGTGTCGCGATGGGGCGCGAAGCGGCCCTAAGATCTATGCCACAACAACAATTGCCGGGGCCGCTTCGCGCCCCATCGCGACACAAGGCCGCTCCTACAGGGGGCCGCATTTCAGGCGGAAAACATGAAATTTTCCATAGCTTGCTAATCAAGGCTTTGACATTCACTGCCTAGGCAGTAATATTTTCACACAATTGCCCGAGCAGCCTCCGATGGCCCATTTCTCCCCCGAAAACTTCCAGACCTGCGCCATCGGTATGCTGCTTGGCCGGGCGGCAATCCTGAAGGACCGCATTCTCGACTGGCACCTTGAGTCAGAGGGTGTTACCGCCGCGCAGTTCAAGGTGCTGATCATCGTCACCCAGTATCAGGTGGATACCCCGGCCGAGCTGTGCCGCTACCTGGGCCTGGACAGCGGTTCGATGACCCGCATGCTCGACCGGCTCGAGCAGAAGGAGCTGATTGTGCGCAACCGCTGCGCCGAAGACCGCCGCCTGGTGCGCCTGGCGCTCACCGCCGATGGCCAGCGCCTGGCCGACCGCCTTCCGGAAATTGGCGCTGCCGCCATGAACGAGTTGTGCGGCGTGTTGGCACCCGAAGAGCTCAAGGCCCTGGAAGGCTTGCTGGCCAAGGTGCTGCTCAGTGCCGGCGACCCGTTGACGATCCGCCGCTTTGGCGACCGTTGAACCCTGTCACGAATTATCCAAGGTATTGTCATGGCCACTCCCACAGATACCCCGACTCCCTCCGCCGCGCCCGAGCCGTCGGGCAAGCGCAAGGCCTGGCTGCTTGGCTTGCTGTTCTTGCTGATACTTGCCGGTGCCGGCACCTGGGCCTGGTACAGCCTGGTCGGCCGTTGGCACGAAAGCACCGACGATGCCTACGTCAACGGCAACGTGGTTGAGATCACCCCACTGGTCACTGGCACCGTCACCAGCATTGGTGCCGATGACGGCGATCTGGTCCATGCCGGCCAGGTGTTGCTGCAATTCGACCCGGCCGACAGCGAGGT includes the following:
- the mcpU_1 gene encoding Methyl-accepting chemotaxis protein McpU (*Name mcpU_1), giving the protein MQMLTEAAQSRIESQGEVQALNIRRQFMDAYQYGAGFARQVLFLREQAEKRYLDAFDLREDMTHQVRTALQANPDLLGLSLVFEPNALDNKDSLFAGKAELGSNETGRFALYWSQPRAGQLTAMALPEHDMANTEIGPSGQPANTWWVCPRTSGKVCVVEPYFYDIDGQQVLMTSIVFPLAVNGKVIATLSIDINLNSLQALSQEASRSLYEGRTTVGILSPVGLLAGYSADASKLAQRFDQVDPAKGAELVRKLADGKMTILHDQQRLKVLAAFRPIPDAQPWGVLLDVPENALTGPAETLKQELDALNTSGTLLELGLGLAAAIAGLLMVWLMARGVTRPILGVAAMLKDIASGEGDLTRRLTYQKQDELGELAGWFNRFLDKLQPTIAEVKQSVQAARGTADQSSAIATQTSAGMEQQYRQVDQVATASHEMSATAQDVARSAAQAAQAARDADLATREGLAVIDRTTQSIDALAADMSNAMAEVEGLAQNSEKIGSVLEVIRSIAEQTNLLALNAAIEAARAGEAGRGFAVVADEVRNLARRTQESVEETRQVIEALQDGTREVVGAMDNSHRQAQGGVEQVGQAVTALQRIGQAVTVITDMNLQIASAAEEQSAVAEEINSNVATIRDVTESLSGQANESARVSQSLNSLANQQQALMDQFRV
- the dmdC_4 gene encoding 3-methylmercaptopropionyl-CoA dehydrogenase (*Name dmdC_4); protein product: MTTYSAPLRDMRFVLHDVFNAPALWARLPALAERIDADTADAILEEAAKVTGQLIAPLSRNGDEQGVRFEAGQVTTPDGFRQAWQTYREGGWVGLGGNPAFGGMGMPKMLGVLFEEMLYAADCSFSLYSALSAGSCLAIDAHASEALKATYLPPLYEGRWAGTMCLTEPHAGTDLGLIRSRAEPQADGSYRISGSKIFITGGEQDLTENIIHLVLAKLPDAPAGAKGISLFLVPKYKVEADGRLGARNAAHCGSIEHKMGIKASATCVMNFDDAEGYLVGEPNKGLAAMFTMMNYERLSIGIQGIGCAEASYQSAARYANERLQSRAATGPQAQDKAADPIIHHGDVRRMLLTMRTLTEGGRAFAAYVGQQLDLARYAEDAGEREHAQRLVALLTPVAKAFFTDNGLESCVLGQQVYGGHGYIREWGQEQRVRDVRIAQIYEGTNGIQALDLLGRKVLGDGGQALASFAAEVRAFSVDAPLHREALQASLARLEATSAWLRARAGEDANLVSAVAVEYLQLFGLTAYAYMWARMAAVALARREEDDAFHGAKLACAAFYFQRVLPRGLGLEASIKAGSGSLYGMPAEQF
- the marR gene encoding Multiple antibiotic resistance protein MarR (*Name marR) produces the protein MAHFSPENFQTCAIGMLLGRAAILKDRILDWHLESEGVTAAQFKVLIIVTQYQVDTPAELCRYLGLDSGSMTRMLDRLEQKELIVRNRCAEDRRLVRLALTADGQRLADRLPEIGAAAMNELCGVLAPEELKALEGLLAKVLLSAGDPLTIRRFGDR
- the tdiR gene encoding Transcriptional regulatory protein TdiR (*Name tdiR); this translates as MVQAKVYVVDDDQGMRDSTVWLLQSVGLQALPFATGQAFLDACIDDGPACVLLDVRMPGVGGLAVQQAMRERGLALPVIFVSGHADVPIVVRAFKAGACDFIEKPYNDQLLLDSVQAALEHAGRARQGDQALALVQARIDGLTPREHDVFVPLAQGLSNREIAEQLGISVKTVDLYRGRVMKRLQAGSLAELVGMAIACGAVEALGLQAR
- a CDS encoding Long-chain-fatty-acid--CoA ligase, whose amino-acid sequence is MSIYAQGLMPAAVNHVALTPLSFIERTAAVYGNYSAVIHGAIRRNWQETYQRCRRLASALAGRGIGRGDTVAVMLPNTPAMLEAHFGVPMTGAVLNTLNVRLDAEAIAFMLQHGEAKVLITDREFHTVIEAALALLEHPPLVVDVDDPEYGEGRAVSALDYEALLAEGDPEFAWEWPDDEWQAISLNYTSGTTGNPKGVVYHHRGAYLNAIGNQMTWAMGHRPVYLWTLPMFHCNGWCYPWTITALAGTHVFLRRVDPQKILNLIREHRVTHLCGAPIVLNALVNMPEAAKAAIEHPVQAMVAGAAPPAKVIGAVEEMGIHVTHTYGLTEVYGPVTVCAWHDEWDELSLEARARIKSRQGVRYPTLDGLMVADPQTLEPVARDGNTLGEIFMRGNTVMKGYLKNPEATAEAFRGGWFHTGDLAVWHADGYVEIKDRLKDIIISGGENISTIEVEDALYKHPAVLEAAVVARPDEKWGETPCAFIALKPGREDTREADITHWCREHLAGFKVPKTVVFGELPKTSTGKIQKYVLRDRAKAL